A single window of Mycosarcoma maydis chromosome 1, whole genome shotgun sequence DNA harbors:
- a CDS encoding putative amino acid transport protein, translating into MGAWTNFVDGFKPEVTDESASDSVPAYAEKDSKDFETNAVAGFKDPKDETGLKRRLTGRHVQFIALGGSIGTGLFIGSGGALATGGPGFLMIDFILIGIMLLMVVMALGELGAIFPVAGSFAAYSTRFIDPAVGFAMAYNYWLQWLIVLPLELVAASIVIVFWDPNETVPKGVWIAVFLIIITIINLFGVRGYGEFEFFGSLVKVLAVIGFIIAGVVINVGGGPDGKYYGTETWRNPGAFNNGFKGFSSVFVTAAFAFAGTELIGLAAAETANARKEIPKAAKQIFMRVTIFYVVSLLVVSFLVPYTNPALLGGSYDARASPFVIAVANARISVLPSILNAVILISVLSVGNSAVYAASRTLQAMSTIGQAPRYFSYIDRQGRPLPAVILSLIFGLLGFLIYAGDDARGLVFSWLLAISGLSTIISWLCICISHARFRQAWTRAGHTLEELPWKSPFGIWGSLYGAFFNVLVIIVTFYVSAFPIGEGEMSATERANAFFQSFLSVPVVVFVFYLPYKFFMRSKYVDIDDIDISTGRRDPVPVEVLRREREEAAALPMYKKVWHFLF; encoded by the coding sequence ATGGGTGCGTGGACAAATTTTGTTGACGGCTTCAAGCCAGAGGTCACCGACGAGAGCGCGTCGGACTCGGTTCCAGCTTACGCCGAGAAGGACTCCAAGGACTTCGAGACTAACGCCGTTGCTGGCTTCAAGGACCCCAAAGACGAGACTGGTCTTAAGCGTAGGCTCACTGGTCGTCATGTCCAGTTCATTGCCCTGGGTGGTTCGATTGGTACCGGTCTCTTCATCGGCTCTGGAGGCGCTCTTGCCACCGGTGGCCCTGGTTTCCTTATGATCGACTTTATTCTCATCGGTATCATGCTTCTCATGGTCGTTATGGCCCtcggtgagcttggtgCTATTTTCCCCGTCGCCGGATCCTTCGCTGCCTACTCTACACGTTTCATCGATCCCGCCGTCGGTTTCGCCATGGCCTACAACTACTGGCTCCAGTGGCTCATTGTGCTTCCCCTCGAACTTGTCGCCGCATCCATCGTCATTGTCTTTTGGGATCCCAATGAGACTGTTCCCAAAGGTGTTTGGATCGCTGTCTTCCTtatcatcatcaccatcatcaactTGTTTGGCGTCCGAGGCTACGGTGAATTCGAATTCtttggctcgctcgtcaaggtTCTTGCCGTCATCGGCTTCATCATTGCTGGTGTGGTCATCAACGTCGGCGGCGGTCCCGACGGCAAGTACTACGGTACCGAGACGTGGCGCAACCCTGGTGCATTTAACAACGGTTTCAAAGGCTTCTCCTCTGTGTTTGTCACGGCTGCCTTTGCTTTCGCTGGAACCGAGCTCATCGGActcgctgccgccgagaCCGCCAACGCGCGCAAGGAGATCCCCAAGGCTGCCAAGCAGATCTTCATGCGTGTCACCATCTTCTACGTCGTAtcgctcctcgtcgtctctTTCCTCGTCCCTTACACCAACCCGGCTCTGCTTGGTGGCTCCTACGATGCCAGGGCTTCCCCATTCGTTATCGCCGTCGCGAATGCGCGTATCTCGGTGTTGCCAAGTATTCTTAATGCCGTAATCCTGATTTCAGTACTTTCGGTTGGTAACTCGGCAGTATATGCTGCTTCGCGAACGCTGCAAGCCATGTCAACCATCGGCCAGGCTCCCCGATACTTCAGCTACATTGACCGACAGGGACGTCCTCTGCCCGCTGTTATTCTCTCGCTCATTTTCGGCCTGCTGGGCTTCCTCATCTACGCTGGTGATGACGCGCGTGGTCTCGTGTTCAGCTGGCTTCTCGCCATCTCGGGTCTCTCAACCATCATCAGCTGGCTCTGTATTTGCATTTCCCATGCCCGCTTCCGCCAGGCATGGACTCGTGCTGGCCACACTTTGGAGGAGCTCCCCTGGAAGTCGCCTTTCGGCATCTGGGGTTCCCTCTACGGTGCTTTCTTCAACGTTCTTGTCATTATCGTCACGTTCTACGTTTCGGCCTTCCCCATCGGAGAGGGCGAGATGTCGGCCACGGAACGCGCCAATGCCTTCTTCCAGAGCTTCCTCTCGGTGCCCGTTGTCGTCTTTGTCTTCTACCTGCCTTACAAGTTTTTCATGCGAAGCAAGTATGTCGACATTGACGACATTGACATTAGCACTGGTCGCCGCGACCCTGTGCCCGTCGAGGTGCTCCGCcgcgagcgcgaggagGCAGCTGCGTTGCCCATGTACAAGAAGGTTTGGCACTTCTTGTTCTAA
- a CDS encoding uncharacterized protein (related to Tubulin-folding cofactor D), giving the protein MTLVEAVIEDPSALVEEKDLVRFERAEEYLSLLSSLLSSTSSASAFSSARAALVTPSIPADDVLTKLVAILDEYQDHPHLLDPYLERIVSPPVESLQRHVRYATNSYHGSTANLLTPEAVARLSKLVYAYTKVRGYKTIVHYFPHEVADLPATLSFLEQLQQSLGADAKDSFASCWELRYLCLLWLSLICMIPFDLAKFDRVSHGAKKTTASRIAAVAEYFITSPGKERDAAAVVLGRLFQRDDVQLKDDFDSFLASSLEELRGKELSPFHATGIFQALCEVLKTSEPEFVRKNFIWIRNILDEYDTAHNSSLRNNGLIIKYQTKLNGRVALKLLRPRNRKRANKFHVLGASSSNIPSSDQHGNDDDDEDESEIPEEVETLISCLMEALQHNDTVVRYSAAKGLARICDRLPTSFLNQVVEAIISLFHINVPDVYTGASDLNSVSEHSWQGACMALAELSRRGLLFAEMLSEALPWILKALLFDVRRGAHSVGANVRDAACYVVWALARSNDTDSIRPHALDLAKRLVAVATLDRDVSIRRAASAAFQESVGRLALFPHGIEVIRMTDFYAVSVRRNAFLECALKVAAFEEYRGYLVDHLIDVVTVHWHVAMRRLGAQAVARIAMHDPTVLLPDMAARLSKRIETSDNTVLHGTLLTLAEVCRACRMLLDKNEAGVFEKVRERCFGLLDSVRPSILRSLGAAPILQAACQLIGAGAASSTISTPSESQTWEKVLNLALARQEESVHIAAAEAVSEVSIYVELSSKIQSTLDSWSSLTVPQQQSNALLLGAVDYQLHSAMFERVINHLILLCRPSAPDSPKTLYSPNIEVRRNACDSLTRAITHLGTQLSAICSADLLEKAVRSLLLGLQDYSTDQRGDVGSWVRLSCIAGLRQILILCRQTGQMLPEKELQQVVAGMWKQAAERIDHVRHAAGTSVLAVYHAYEASEVRPIGYDVVEDAFGAGCFTPFEEERVGSMAEADAEKVGMVAHTFKDARQAFPRLCKLLVIARYRISILEGIIISVGSKSDLGERVIGPALTALTAATYPIASLLGDLFTLAKAYFGNNRMFVPAISTVNLLLENGASQADIHEILARLVKMCITNAAKIKSIARLTVSATLCANIALVMRVVPDSHRAALLGLLQTSTELFLAHSFPTVRTCMAEHLYAVLSSSVEFDQHEPAMADSKSHIWLQLEHALLDTKWSAPASVDATTISNISLALRRMLS; this is encoded by the coding sequence ATGACATTGGTGGAGGCGGTCATCGAGGACCCTTCGGCCTTGGTCGAGGAAAAGGACCTTGTTCGTTTTGAACGCGCAGAGGAGTACCTCTCCCTCCTATCCTCACTGCTATCGTCCACATCTAGCGCAAGCGCCTTCTCatcagcacgagcagctctgGTGACTCCATCCATTCCTGCCGATGACGTGCTCACCAAGCTAGTTGCCATCTTGGACGAGTATCAAGACCATCCACATCTGCTCGATCCGTACCTCGAACGTATCGTCTCGCCACCCGTCGAATCGCTTCAACGACACGTGCGATATGCGACTAACTCGTATCATGGCAGTACGGCTAATCTTCTGACACCCGAAGCTGTGGCTCGTCTTAGCAAGCTCGTATACGCCTATACAAAGGTCCGTGGATACAAGACCATCGTCCACTACTTTCCCCACGAAGTGGCCGACTTGCCAGCAACGCTTTCCTTCCTTGAGCAGCTACAGCAATCTTTAGGTGCGGACGCTAAGGATTCTTTCGCGAGCTGCTGGGAGCTTCGATAtttgtgcttgctgtgGTTATCGCTCATCTGCATGATCCCGTTCGATTTGGCCAAGTTTGATCGAGTATCTCACGGTGCAAAGAAAACGACTGCTTCGAGGATCGCGGCTGTGGCAGAGTATTTCATCACCAGTCCAGGGAAGGAGCGCGATGCTGCGGCTGTCGTGCTGGGTCGCTTGTTCCAGAGAGACGACGTTCAGCTCAAGGACGATTTTGACTCGTTCCTTGCATCGAGCCTGGAAGAGCTCAGAGGCAAAGAGCTGAGTCCATTTCATGCTACTGGAATTTTCCAAGCTCTTTGCGAGGtgctcaagacgagcgagccagaATTTGTGCGAAAGAACTTCATTTGGATCCGAAACATTCTCGATGAATACGACACCGCTCACAACAGTTCTCTGAGGAACAATGGCCTCATCATCAAGTATCAAACCAAGCTCAATGGCAGAGTCGCTCTCAAACTGCTCCGACCACGGAATCGAAAGCGTGCGAACAAGTTCCACGTCCTTGGCGCTAGTTCAAGCAATATCCCATCCTCGGATCAGCATGGAaatgacgatgacgatgaagacgaaTCCGAGATCCCCGAAGAAGTCGAGACATTGATTTCGTGCCTGATGGAGGCTTTGCAGCACAATGATACTGTGGTGCGGTACAGCGCGGCCAAGGGACTCGCTCGAATCTGCGATCGTCTTCCCACTTCGTTTCTTAATCAAGTGGTCGAAGCGATCATTTCGCTTTTTCACATCAACGTTCCAGACGTTTACACTGGTGCTAGCGACCTGAACTCTGTTTCTGAGCACTCTTGGCAGGGAGCATGTATggcgctcgccgagctgtCTCGGCGTGGCCTGCTGTTTGCCGAGATGCTATCCGAGGCATTGCCATGGATTCTCAAAGCGCTGCTGTTTGACGTGAGACGTGGAGCACATTCGGTGGGGGCCAACGTACGTGATGCAGCATGTTATGTCGTTTGGGCGCTCGCCAGATCCAACGACACAGACTCGATCCGACCTCACGCATTGGATCTGGCCAAACGATTGGTGGCAGTAGCGACGCTGGACAGAGACGTTTCCATCCGACGTGCGGCAAGCGCAGCGTTTCAAGAATCAGTCGGCCGACTCGCGCTGTTTCCACACGGCATCGAGGTGATCAGGATGACGGATTTTTACGCTGTCAGCGTGCGCAGGAATGCGTTTCTCGAATGCGCGCTCAAAGTGGCTGCGTTTGAAGAGTATAGAGGATATCTGGTGGATCATTTGATCGACGTCGTAACGGTGCATTGGCACGTTGCTATGCGTCGACTGGGCGCGCAGGCGGTGGCACGTATCGCCATGCACGACCCAACTGTGCTTCTGCCAGACATGGCGGCTAGACTGAGCAAGCGTATAGAAACATCCGATAATACCGTGCTGCACGGCACGTTGCTGACGCTGGCCGAGGTGTGTCGGGCTTGCCGAATGCTTTTGGACAAGAACGAAGCTGGCGTCTTTGAAAAAGTCAGAGAGAGAtgctttggcttgctgGATTCGGTGCGACCAAGCatcttgcgctcgctgGGCGCAGCGCCTATCCTTCAAGCCGCCTGCCAACTCATTGGCGCTGGCGCAGCCTCATCCACGATTTCGACGCCGTCCGAGAGTCAGACGTGGGAGAAAGTGCTGAACCTCGCCCTTGCACGTCAAGAAGAATCCGTACAcatcgccgccgccgaagCGGTTTCGGAAGTCAGCATTTACGTCGAGCTTTCCTCGAAAATACAATCGACGCTCGATAGCTGGTCGAGCCTGACCGTGCCACAACAACAGAGCAACGCTCTCCTTCTCGGCGCGGTGGATTACCAACTGCATTCCGCTATGTTTGAACGCGTCATCAACCACCTAATCTTGCTCTGCCGGCCCAGCGCGCCAGATTCACCCAAGACGCTTTACTCGCCGAACATCGAAGTGCGGCGCAACGCATGCGACAGCCTCACGCGCGCCATCACGCATCTCGGAACCCAACTTTCCGCCATATGCAGTGCTGACCTACTCGAAAAAGCGGTGCGCTCACTGCTGTTGGGGCTGCAAGACTATTCCACAGATCAACGCGGCGACGTTGGCTCTTGGGTGCGAttgagctgcatcgccgGTCTCAGACAGATTCTGATCCTATGCCGACAGACCGGACAGATGCTGCCGGAGAAAGAACTGCAACAAGTCGTAGCAGGCATGTGGAAGCAAGCGGCCGAGAGGATTGATCATGTTCGTCACGCTGCTGGAACGAGTGTTCTCGCCGTATACCACGCATATGAAGCGTCCGAGGTGAGGCCGATCGGGTATGATGTGGTGGAGGACGCGTTTGGCGCGGGTTGCTTTACGCCTTTCGAAGAAGAGCGTGTTGGGTCGATGGCCGAAGCTGATGCAGAGAAGGTTGGCATGGTGGCGCATACGTTCAAAGATGCACGTCAAGCCTTCCCGCGTCTGTGTAAGCTACTCGTCATCGCACGCTATCGTATCTCGATCCTGGAAGGTATCATCATCAGTGTTGGTTCCAAATCCGACTTGGGCGAGCGCGTTATCGGGCCTGCGCTCACCGCGCTCACCGCGGCCACCTACCCGATCGCTTCTCTGCTCGGCGACCTGTtcacgctcgccaaggcGTACTTTGGCAATAACCGAATGTTTGTCCCTGCCATCTCCACGGTCAACCTCTTGCTCGAAAACGGCGCGTCGCAAGCTGACATTCACGAGATTCTagctcgactcgtcaaGATGtgcatcacgaatgcagccAAGATCAAAAGCATCGCGCGCTTGACGGTAAGCGCGACGTTGTGCGCCAATATCGCGCTTGTTATGCGTGTCGTCCCTGACTCGCACCGAGCGGCACTGTTGGGCCTCCTGCAGACGTCGACCGAGTTGTTCCTGGCACACTCATTCCCGACAGTCAGAACATGCATGGCCGAACACCTGTACGCGGTTCTGTCCTCTAGCGTCGAATTTGACCAACACGAACCGGCGATGGCCGACTCCAAGTCGCACATCTGGCTTCAACTCGAGCACGCCCTACTCGATACCAAATGGTCCGCGCCCGCCAGTGTCGACGCGACTACCATCAGCAATAtctctctcgctctgcgTCGCATGCTGTCCTGA
- a CDS encoding putative C-22 sterol desaturase: MASILGVGQQGLNFSRSSAPSSPLIPRDSALGKVFSIVDLTRLPSLQEADRTTVVFTILAVVATLLLAEQYTYQKKKAGLPGPKWTIPVIGKFADSLHPTLEKYQEGWNSGPLSVASVFNIFIVIASSNEYTRKILNSPTYAEPCLVASAKKVLCPDNWVFLNGKTHVDYRRGLNTLFTRQALGIYLGIQETIYKRYFEEWLADTNPNPQPYMMKFRDLNMETSLRVFCGNYIPDEGAKQISDNYWLITVALELVNFPFAFPGTKVYNAIKARKTAMKWFELTARESKKRMAAGEEVTCLTDAWIKAMVDARLQRDNADLEAETRRVLLRDFSDREIGMVLLSFLFASQDAMSSGLTYLLQHVADRPDVLRKVREEQYRVRGDDINAALTYNAIEQMEYTKAVVKESLRIKPPVIMVPYLTQKDFPIDKNYTVPKGSMVIPSFWNSLHDEKVYPQPDEFKPERWLDEADPANKSPKNYLVFGSGPHYCIGQQYANMHLTAVLGTASVLMNWEHEVTPLSEKVEVIATIFPKDGARIKFSRRAAPAPGTAPEVAARA, encoded by the exons ATGGCTTCGATCCTTGGCGTCGGCCAACAGGGCCTCAACTTTTCGCGATCTTCTGCACCATCGTCCCCCTTGATCCCGCGTGACTCGGCTCTTGGCAAGGTCTTTTCGATCGTCGATCTCACCCGGCTACCTTCGCTACAGGAGGCGGATCGCACCACGGTCGTTTTTACCATCCTCGCCGTCGTGGCTacgcttcttctcgccgaGCAGTACACGTAtcagaagaagaaggctgGTCTCCCAGGTCCCAAGTGGACCATCCCCGTCATTGGCAAATTTGCCGACTCGCTTCACCCGACGCTCGAAAAGTACCAGGAGGGCTGGAACTCGGGTCCGCTCAGTGTGGCCAGCGTCTTCAACAT TTTCATTGTCATCGCCTCGTCCAACGAATATACTCGCAAGATTCTCAATAGCCCGACCTACGCCGAGCCATGTCTCGTTGCTTCTGCCAAGAAGGTGCTTTGCCCTGACAACTG GGTGTTCCTTAACGGCAAGACGCACGTCGACTATCGCAGGGGCCTCAACACGCTCTTCACTCGCCAAGCCCTCGGTATCTACCTCGGCATCCAGGAGACCATCTACAAGCGCTACTTTGAAGAATGGCTCGCCGACACCAACCCCAACCCTCAGCCCTACATGATGAAGTTCCGTGACCTGAACATGGAGACCTCGCTCCGCGTCTTCTGTGGCAACTATATTCCGGATGAGGGCGCCAAGCAAATTTCGGACAACTATTGGCTGATCACGgttgcgctcgagcttgtcaacTTTCCGTTTGCTTTCCCCGGAACCAAGGTGTACAACGCGATCAAGGCGCGCAAGACTGCGATGAAGTGGTTCGAGCTCACGGCTCGtgagagcaagaagcgtaTGGCGGCAGGCGAGGAGGTCACCTGCCTTACCGACGCTTGGATCAAGGCTATGGTGGACGCTCGTTTGCAGAGGGACAACGCCGATCTGGAGGCCGAGACGCGCcgtgtgctgctgcgcgacTTTTCGGACCGCGAGATTGGCATGGTTTTGCTTAGTTTCCTGTTTGCTTCGCAGGATGCCATGTCATCTGGTCTGACCTACCTGTTGCAGCATGTTGCTGACCGACCCGATGTTCTGCGAAAGGTGCGCGAGGAGCAGTACCGCGTGCGTGGCGATGACATCAACGCCGCGCTCACGTACAatgcgatcgagcagatgGAGTACACCAAGGCTGTGGTTAAGGAATCACTGCGAATCAAGCCGCCTGTCATCATGGTGCCTTATCTCACGCAGAAGGACTTCCCGATCGACAAAAACTACACGGTTCCCAAGGGCAGCATGGTGATTCCCAGCTTCTGGAACTCGTTGCACGACGAAAAGGTATACCCACAGCCAGACGAGTTCAAACCCGAGCGAtggctcgacgaggctgaCCCTGCGAACAAGAGCCCAAAGAACTACCTCGTGTTTGGCAGTGGTCCTCACTACTGCATCGGACAGCAGTACGCCAACATGCACCTTACCGCTGTGCTCGGTACGGCAAGTGTGCTCATGAACTGGGAGCATGAGGTGACTCCGCTTAGCGAAAAGGTCGAGGTGATTGCCACCATCTTCCCTAAGGACGGTGCTAGGATCAAGTTTTCGCGCCGTGCCGCTCCTGCTCCAGGCACTGCACCCGAGGTTGCGGCTCGCGCCTAA
- a CDS encoding glycosylphosphatidylinositol-alpha 1,4 mannosyltransferase I (related to GPI14 - Glycosylphosphatidylinositol-alpha 1,4 mannosyltransferase I), producing the protein MKPLLWSWIYIVAGILLRAGLLLWGRHQDATHAVPYTDVDYLVFSDAAKLIVDACPLSLTVGHPDYESDADLAKRTDVHCARGILPAAARFLLLNDPNSHQPADGLNPDDSDAMYLWAKRCYQLAKYGFELFASLGDPYARPTYRYTPFLAAVLSPIHLFGWTNFGKYIFAASDLLCAVFMWLILDGRRPQGSTAGLYVHLPGLLWVLNPMIAQISTRGSSEALVGLFVLSFCYFFLKSNPEAPLGLQAVYLPAFSHTANGANETAEAAAVAEKQASSAGPTYQAIPPESAFNVLDWSIEAYLAPILLGLATHLKLFPVIYAVPILTHLYRSTVSGYAPERRTSLSLWTKHAAGVQFGLVAFYAFMAANVVGWLIWGSPFIEHTFLYHLYRADHRHNFSPYFLSTYLSLFTSPTASASLGARMLASPLLSFLPQLVIVTLLGYHLGKRDVVAAMTAQTIAFVALNKVCTSQYFLWFLWLLPLVWPSLKVGKAETALALVAWVGGQALWLSQAYQLEFKAKQVFARVWASGLVLLVVHMILLVWFLSSWARYRVHVQKHALQPRKGVFVKTLKSQ; encoded by the coding sequence ATGAAGCCGTTGCTTTGGTCTTGGATCTATATCGTCGCTGGTATTCTGCTACGGGCAGGTCTGCTTCTTTGGGGCCGGCACCAGGATGCTACGCATGCCGTGCCTTATACGGACGTTGATTATCTCGTCTTCTCcgatgcagccaagctCATTGTCGACGCATGTCCATTGTCTCTCACGGTCGGACACCCAGACTACGAGTCCGACGCCGACCTCGCCAAGCGCACCGATGTTCACTGTGCTCGAGGTATCCTCCCTGCGGCTGCtcgcttccttcttctgAACGACCCCAACAGCCACCAGCCTGCCGATGGACTCAACCCTGATGATTCGGATGCAATGTACCTCTGGGCAAAGCGATGCTACCAGTTGGCCAAATACggcttcgagctgttcgCTTCGTTGGGTGATCCGTATGCTAGGCCGACATACAGGTATACTCCTTTCCTAGCAGCGGTACTGTCCCCTATTCATTTGTTTGGATGGACCAACTTCGGCAAGTATATCTTTGCCGCCTCTGATCTGCTTTGCGCCGTCTTCATGTGGCTCATTCTGGATGGACGCCGTCCACAAGGTTCGACTGCGGGGCTCTACGTCCATCTCCCCGGCCTGTTGTGGGTCCTCAACCCGATGATCGCGCAAATCTCCACTCGTGGCTCGTCAGAAGCGCTGGTCGGGCTATTCGTGCTAAGCTTTTGCTATTTCTTTCTCAAGTCCAACCCGGAGGCGCCTCTTGGACTTCAAGCAGTTTACCTCCCCGCGTTCTCGCACACAGCTAATGGTGCAAATGAGACAGCGGAAGCGGCTGCGGTGGCTGAGAAACAGGCTTCGAGTGCAGGCCCCACGTACCAAGCCATTCCACCGGAGAGTGCCTTCAACGTACTCGACTGGTCAATCGAGGCTTACTTGGCGCCCATCCTGTTAGGCTTGGCAACCCATCTCAAGCTCTTTCCCGTTATCTACGCAGTACCAATTCTCACTCACCTATATCGATCTACCGTGTCAGGATATGCTCCGGAACGACGCACTTCGCTCAGCTTGTGGACGAAGCATGCAGCAGGAGTGCAATTTGGCTTGGTTGCATTCTACGCTTTCATGGCCGCCAACGTCGTCGGCTGGTTGATATGGGGCTCGCCGTTCATCGAACACACGTTTCTCTATCACCTCTATCGTGCTGATCACCGGCACAACTTCAGCCCGTACTTCCTCAGCACGTATCTATCGCTCTTCACCTCACCCActgcatcagcatcacTAGGCGCACGCATGCTCGCCTCGCCGTTGCTCTCCTTTCTTCcacagctcgtcatcgtcaccCTGCTTGGCTATCACTTGGGCAAGCGAGACGTGGTCGCAGCCATGACAGCACAGACCATCGCCTTTGTTGCCTTGAACAAGGTGTGTACCAGCCAATACTTTCTCTGGTTCctctggctgctgccgctcgtATGGCCGAGTCTCAAGGTCGGAAAAGCCGAGACGGCGTTGGCACTGGTAGCCTGGGTCGGAGGACAGGCGCTGTGGCTCTCGCAGGCGTACCAGCTCGAGTtcaaagcaaagcaggtGTTTGCTAGAGTCTGGGCTTCCGGCCTTGTGCTGTTGGTGGTACACATGATCCTACTGGTATGGTTCTTGTCATCCTGGGCTAGATACAGGGTCCATGTTCAGAAGCACGCGCTTCAGCCAAGGAAAGGGGTGTTTGTAAAGACGCTAAAGTCGCAATGA